A stretch of Mus caroli chromosome 5, CAROLI_EIJ_v1.1, whole genome shotgun sequence DNA encodes these proteins:
- the Dspp gene encoding dentin sialophosphoprotein translates to MKMKIIIYICIWATAWAIPVPQLVPLERNIAEKSVTVPLLTHPGTTAQNELPINNTTSNSNDSPDGSEIGEQVLNEDGYKRDGNGSESIHVGGKDFPTQPSLANEQGSTGEEHNDVETYGHDGVHARGENSTANGIRSQVGIVENVEEAESSVHGQAGQNTKTGGASDVSQNGDATLVQENEPPEASSKNSTNHEAGIHGSGVATHETTPQREGPGSENQGAEVTPSIGEDAGLDDTDGSPSGNGVEEDEDTGSGDGEGAEAGDGRESHDGTKGQGVQSHGGNTDHRGQGSVSTEDDDSKEQEGFPNGRNGDNSSEENGVEEGDSTQAMQDSQKLSPKDNRDAEGGILSQSEACSSGKSQDQGIETEGSNKGNKSIITKEPGKLSGSKDRNGHQGVELDKRNSPKQGESDKPQGTAEKSAAHSNPGHSRIGSSSNSDGHDSYDFDDESMQGDDPNSSDESNGSDTNSESANESGSRGDASYTSDESSDDDNDSDSHAGEDDNSDDSSDTDDSDSNGDDDSDSNGDGDSESEDKDESDSSDHDNSSDSESKSDSSDSSDDSSDSSDSSDSSDSSDSSDSSDSSDSSDSSDSSSSSDSSDSSSSSDSSDSSDSSDSSDSSSSSDSSDSSDSSSSSDSSDSSDSSDSSDSSSSSDSSDSSSSSDSSDSSDSSDSSDSSNSSDSSDSSDSSDSSDSSNSSDSSDSSDSSDSSDSSDSSDSSDSSDSSDSSDSSDSSDSSDSSDSSDSSDSSDSSDSSDSSDSSDSSNSSDSSDSSDSSDSSDSSDSSDSSDSSDSSDSSDSSDSSDSSDSSDSSDSSDSSDSSDSSDSSDSSDSSDSSDSSDSSDSSDSSDSNDSSDSSDSSDSSDSSDSSDSSDSSDSSDSDSSDSSDSSDSSDSSNSDSSDSDSKDSTSDSSDGDSKSGNGNSDSDSNSDSDSEGSDSNHSTSDD, encoded by the exons atgaaaatgaagataattatatatatatgcatttgggCAACTGCCTGGGCCATTCCG GTTCCCCAGTTAGTACCATTGGAAAGAAACATTGCTGAAAAATCTGTGACTGTGCCTCTTCTAACGCATCCAGGAACCACAGCACAG AATGAGTTACCTATCAACAACACCACTAGCAACAGCAATGACTCCCCAGATGGCAGTGAGATAGGAGAGCAGGTACTTAACGAGGACGGTTACAAAAGAGACGGGAATGGCTCCGAGTCAATACATGTAGGAGGGAAGGATTTTCCTACTCAGCCCAGTTTAGCAAATGAACAGGGGAGCACCGGTGAAGAACACAATGACGTAGAAACATACGGTCATGATGGGGTACATGCGAGAGGAGAGAACAGCACAGCAAATGGCATCAGAAGCCAGGTAGGAATTGTTGAAAAtgtggaggaagcagagagcagtgtCCACGGACAGGCTGGCCAGAATACAAAAACCGGGGGTGCTAGTGATGTGAGCCAGAATGGAGATGCTACCCTTGTCCAGGAAAATGAGCCTCCAGAAGCTAGCAGCAAGAATAGCACCAACCATGAGGCTGGAATACACGGAAGTGGGGTTGCTACACATGAAACGACGCCTCAGAGAGAAGGGCCGGGGAGTGAGAACCAGGGGGCTGAGGTGACACCAAGCATCGGGGAAGATGCAGGTTTGGATGATACTGATGGGAGTCCTAGCGGGAACGGAGTAGAGGAGGATGAAGATACAGGCTCTGGTGATGGTGAGGGTGCAGAAGCAGGAGATGGAAGGGAGAGCCATGATGGCACTAAGGGCCAGGGGGTGCAGTCTCATGGGGGAAACACTGACCACAGAGGTCAGGGTTCAGTTAGTACTGAAGATGATGACTCTAAAGAACAAGAAGGTTTCCCAAATGGACGCAATGGAGACAACAGCAGTGAGGAAAACGGTGTTGAAGAAGGCGACAGTACCCAGGCAATGCAGGACAGCCAGAAGCTCAGCCCCAAAGACAACAGAGATGCAGAGGGTGGGATCCTCAGCCAGTCAGAAGCATGTTCTTCTGGGAAGAGCCAAGATCAG GGAATAGAAACTGAAGGTTCCAACAAAGGCAACAAAAGTATTATTACCAAAGAACCTGGGAAACTCAGTGGAAGTAAAGACAGAAATGGACACCAAGGAGTGGAGCTGGACAAAAGGAATAGCCCAAAGCAAGGGGAGTCTGACAAGCCTCAAGGCACTGCTGAGAAATCAGCTGCCCACAGTAACCCGGGACACAGCAGGATAGGTAGCAGCAGCAATAGTGACGGGCATGACAGTTACGATTTCGATGACGAGTCCATGCAAGGAGATGATCCCAACAGCAGTGACGAATCTAACGGAAGTGACACTAACTCTGAAAGCGCCAATGAGAGTGGCAGCCGTGGGGATGCTTCTTACACATCTGATGAATCAagtgatgatgacaatgacagtGACTCACATGCGGGAGAAGATGATAACAGTGATGACTCATCTGATACAGATGACAGTGACAGTAATGGTGATGATGACAGTGACAGTAATGGTGATGGTGACAGCGAGAGTGAGGACAAGGATGAATCTGACAGCAGTGACCATGACAATAGCAGTGACAGTGAGAGCAAATCAGACAGCAGTGACAGTAGTGACGACAGCAGTGACAGCAGCGACAGCagtgacagcagtgacagcagcgacagcagtgacagcagtga tagtagtgacagcagtgacagcagcGACAGCAGCAGTAGTAGTGACAGCAGCGACAGCAGCAGTAGTagtgacagcagtgacagcagcGACAGTagtgacagcagtgacagcagcagcagcagtgacagcagcgacagcagtgacagcagcagcagtagtgaCAGCAGCGACAGCagtgacagcagtgacagcagtgacagcagcagcagcagtgacagcagtgacagcagcagcagcagtgacagcagtGACAGTAGTGACAGTAGTGACAGCAGCGACAGTAGTAACAGCAGCGACAGCAGTGACAGCAGTGACAGTAGTGACAGCAGTGACAGTAGCAACAGTAGTGACAGCAGTGACAGTAGCGACAGCAGTGACAGTAGTGACAGCAGTGACAGTAGTGACAGCAGTGACAGTAGCGACAGCAGTGACAGTAGTGACAGCAGCGACAGCAGTGACAGTAGCGACAGTAGTGACAGCAGTGACAGTAGTGACAGCAGCGACAGTAGCGACAGTAGTGACAGCAGTGACAGTAgtgacagcagcaacagcagcgaCAGCAGTGACAGTAGCGACAGCAGCGACAGTAGTGACAGCAGCGACAGCAGCGACAGCAGTGACAGTAGTGACAGTAGCGACAGCagtgacagcagtgacagcagcGACAGCAGTGACAGTAGCGACAGCAGCGACAGCAGTGACAGCAGCGACAGCAGTGACAGTAGCGACAGCAGCGACAGTAGTGACAGCAGCGACAGCagtgacagcagtgacagcagtgacagtagtgacagcagtgacagcaATGACAGCAGTGATAGCAGTGACAGTagtgacagcagtgacagcagtgacagtagtgacagcagtgacagcagcGACAGCAGTGACAGCGACAGCAGTGATAGCAGCGACAGCAGTGACAGCAGTGATAGCAGCAACAGTGACAGCAGTGACAGTGACAGCAAGGATAGCACTTCTGACAGCAGTGATGGTGACAGCAAGTCTGGTAATGGCAACAGTGACAGTGATAGcaacagtgacagtgacagtgaaggCAGTGACAGTAACCACTCAACCAGTGATGATTAG